In the genome of Bombus affinis isolate iyBomAffi1 chromosome 7, iyBomAffi1.2, whole genome shotgun sequence, one region contains:
- the LOC126918986 gene encoding battenin isoform X2 translates to MEFTNGTVTATNTTGIRSCNTLSTGAILLADILPSLAVKTITPFLPFYVHARLATCVLFSAAGFLMVSLSTTEWLAILGVVVTSLSSGLGEVTLLSYSHQYPKQVIATWSSGTGGAGIIGALSYASLTMWLSNEDTLLVMLIVPIIQGITFWLVLVHPPQSSIPITKNGIDSQEHIIEIPRKSFKEKINLVPGLMKYMIPLGLVYLFEYFINQGLYELIEFDDIWLTHAEQYRWLQVDYQIGVFISRSSVNLVTINKIWIMALLQFINVIILLFETLFYYLPSIWIVFAFVLWEGLLGGGAYVNTFYRMSTEIPRADRKISLGIATMADSIGIALAGWLSMPVHNAICRLPQPSRVGS, encoded by the exons ATGGAATTCACGAATGGCACCGTGACGGCCACCAACACCACCGGGATTCGATCCTGCAACACATTGTCCACTGGTGCCATATTGCTAGCGGATATATTACCATCGTTAGCGGTGAAAACGATCACGCCGTTCCTGCCTTTTTACGTACA TGCTCGACTGGCTACCTGTGTGTTATTTTCCGCTGCAGGATTCCTTATGGTGTCGTTGAGCACTACTGAATGGCTCGCCATTCTGGGCGTCGTTGTAACGTCACTCTCTTCCGGTTTGGGAGAAGTTACTCTGCTGAGTTACAGTCACCAATACCCCAA ACAAGTAATCGCGACATGGTCTTCCGGTACTGGAGGCGCCGGAATAATTGGCGCGCTATCTTATGCCTCTCTCACCATGTGGTTGAGTAACGAAGACACATTGTTAGTTATGTTAATCGTACCGATTATACAAGGAATCACTTTCTGGTTGGTTCTGGTTCACCCGCCGCAGTCCAGTATCCCGATCACTAAGAACGGTATCGACAGTCAAGAACACATCATTGAGATCCCTAGGAAGAGCTTTAAAGAAAAGATCAATCTGGTACCGGGATTGATGAAGTATATGATCCCGCTTGGGCTCGTGTACCTCTTCGAATATTTCATTAACCAAGGATTG TACGAGCTGATCGAATTCGATGACATTTGGTTGACGCACGCTGAGCAATATCGCTGGCTCCAGGTGGATTATCAGATAGGAGTGTTTATCTCAAGATCGTCCGTCAATCTCGTCACGATTAACAAAATCTGGATCATGGCTTTGTTACAG TTTATCAATGTCATAATTCTACTGTTCGAGACGCTGTTCTACTACTTGCCCAGTATTTGGATTGTGTTCGCGTTCGTTTTGTGGGAGGGCCTTCTTGGTGGTGGAGCATACGTGAATACTTTTTATCGAATGTCTACCGAG ATTCCAAGGGCGGATCGTAAAATTTCCTTGGGAATTGCCACGATGGCCGATTCCATTGGAATCGCGTTGGCAGGATGGTTGTCTATGCCGGTTCACAATGCCATTTGTAGACTGCCACAACCGTCTCGAGTGGGAAGCTAG
- the LOC126918986 gene encoding battenin isoform X1, whose protein sequence is MAKGKPLTVSERRVNDVFDEESIAVRSRWRNFAAFWILGLCNNYGYVVMLSAAHDILESKFGTTMEPIMEFTNGTVTATNTTGIRSCNTLSTGAILLADILPSLAVKTITPFLPFYVHARLATCVLFSAAGFLMVSLSTTEWLAILGVVVTSLSSGLGEVTLLSYSHQYPKQVIATWSSGTGGAGIIGALSYASLTMWLSNEDTLLVMLIVPIIQGITFWLVLVHPPQSSIPITKNGIDSQEHIIEIPRKSFKEKINLVPGLMKYMIPLGLVYLFEYFINQGLYELIEFDDIWLTHAEQYRWLQVDYQIGVFISRSSVNLVTINKIWIMALLQFINVIILLFETLFYYLPSIWIVFAFVLWEGLLGGGAYVNTFYRMSTEIPRADRKISLGIATMADSIGIALAGWLSMPVHNAICRLPQPSRVGS, encoded by the exons ATGGCAAAGGGCAAACCGTTAACGGTCTCGGAGCGGCGGGTGAACGACGTGTTCGACGAAGAATCGATAGCGGTACGATCGCGATGGCGAAATTTCGCCGCCTTCTGGATACTCGGACTCTGCAACAATTACGGATACGTGGTGATGCTTAGCGCCGCGCACGATATACTTGAGAGCAAATTCGGCACGACGATG GAACCTATCATGGAATTCACGAATGGCACCGTGACGGCCACCAACACCACCGGGATTCGATCCTGCAACACATTGTCCACTGGTGCCATATTGCTAGCGGATATATTACCATCGTTAGCGGTGAAAACGATCACGCCGTTCCTGCCTTTTTACGTACA TGCTCGACTGGCTACCTGTGTGTTATTTTCCGCTGCAGGATTCCTTATGGTGTCGTTGAGCACTACTGAATGGCTCGCCATTCTGGGCGTCGTTGTAACGTCACTCTCTTCCGGTTTGGGAGAAGTTACTCTGCTGAGTTACAGTCACCAATACCCCAA ACAAGTAATCGCGACATGGTCTTCCGGTACTGGAGGCGCCGGAATAATTGGCGCGCTATCTTATGCCTCTCTCACCATGTGGTTGAGTAACGAAGACACATTGTTAGTTATGTTAATCGTACCGATTATACAAGGAATCACTTTCTGGTTGGTTCTGGTTCACCCGCCGCAGTCCAGTATCCCGATCACTAAGAACGGTATCGACAGTCAAGAACACATCATTGAGATCCCTAGGAAGAGCTTTAAAGAAAAGATCAATCTGGTACCGGGATTGATGAAGTATATGATCCCGCTTGGGCTCGTGTACCTCTTCGAATATTTCATTAACCAAGGATTG TACGAGCTGATCGAATTCGATGACATTTGGTTGACGCACGCTGAGCAATATCGCTGGCTCCAGGTGGATTATCAGATAGGAGTGTTTATCTCAAGATCGTCCGTCAATCTCGTCACGATTAACAAAATCTGGATCATGGCTTTGTTACAG TTTATCAATGTCATAATTCTACTGTTCGAGACGCTGTTCTACTACTTGCCCAGTATTTGGATTGTGTTCGCGTTCGTTTTGTGGGAGGGCCTTCTTGGTGGTGGAGCATACGTGAATACTTTTTATCGAATGTCTACCGAG ATTCCAAGGGCGGATCGTAAAATTTCCTTGGGAATTGCCACGATGGCCGATTCCATTGGAATCGCGTTGGCAGGATGGTTGTCTATGCCGGTTCACAATGCCATTTGTAGACTGCCACAACCGTCTCGAGTGGGAAGCTAG